GAGTGGTTTGATTAATGCTGTCCAATACGGCCAGTGGCAATCAGGGATGGACGGCAGATCTTGCATCTTGCGTCCCCTGGGCTGGATACGGCATGCTAtgataaaaaatagtttattttcttaatatatgcCGATACCTAATGCAGATACCCACAAGGTGTTTCTGTATGCAACGCAGAGCGAAAGACTACTCTTCTGTCTTGGGATCCTAGTAGAGTAATTGAAAACTCAAACATTTTATACATACTGATGTCTTTGCTTTGCCGTTATCATTCTGTATCAATAACAATCCCCTTTAAGCCTTATCTCGTCATTGGCTAAAAGCGGAGCTGCCTCCAAGAAAGATTATATGATTTTTAAGGCCATCAAAGAGAGAAACTAGATACTTGTCCCCCTCAGAGCACCTGTTTCATAAATCATTCAGGCCTCTAGTTATCTGCGAATGTCTTACGTTTGCCGAGTGCATGCATTTTTCATCAGCTTTGAATAATGACTGTCTGTAGGGCCGGATGAGGGGGATGTCTCGCTGCTCCTGCGGTTGGGCCTGTTTTACAGAAAGCAAGTTTTGACGAGTCCCATTGCAAAAGACTGCCAGCACCATGCCTGCGAGCTGAACAGGGAATGGAATATCAAAACCCTCCAATACCAACAAAAGAAGCACCACCAAATCCAGCTTAGGGATTCAATAATTCTGCGTCCGTATGGTGTAAAAACTGCATTTACGGCAAGAGCTGCGACCTCAtaacatttttataatttattcaTTCCTCTCTCTGTACTGAACTGATTGCAATTTCGAAGCAATTGTTATCTTCTAAATAGAGAGATGTAGTTGATAAAGAACTCAATACTTACTACGTGTTTACACAAGGCTAATAACAGCCCCAACCCGTTCACCCGTACAAGCTGAACTGGGGTCTTCGGGGCAGGGGTTTAACCGGCGTTACAGAAGCAGGATGCAGCGTGCCCTCCCAGCGCTTGTTCTGACTGATATTTGGGGAATTTATGACTAAGTCCGTCCATTCCTTTTAAATAGAAGATAATGATTGTTTTAAGACAGCAATGTGTCAGGGTCAGGTTTTTATTGAAAAGTGTCCTGACATAGTACGTACACAAGGAGTTTGGAAAGTATTAAAGTCCTCTGAAATCTCCTCCCAAACAGTTCCagttaaatacttctttttgcttttcttctcttcttctacAAAGTTAGTTTTGCAATTAATTCTTCAGAACGAGACTTATATGTAACATTTTTAAGTGGTAAAATAACTTGCGTTCTCTAGGCAAGGTGGGTTCAAACTCCTCTAGCATGGGTAGGAATGAGAGCAGGGATGGTCAGGACAGTGCTCATGCCTGGGTCTGCTTAGCAATAACCCAAGATAAGCGTTTGGAGATCACACCTTCGGGGCAGGGAGAGGTATAGCCTTGTGTGAGCCCTCCTGTGGCTTCTTACTGTAGGATGAGGCTGGCCAGCCCTGGGCCAGGATCCCAGGCAATGGCTATAACCATCCCTGATCCACAGTGCCCCACAGTGCTCCGGAGAAACCCGAACACCATCTTCCAGCAGGTCTCACCATAACCACGTTTCCCTGGCAAACCCCAGGGTTTCTGCAGCCAAAAGCCTTGGGAGTTTGTCAGAATATTGATACCGCAAATAAAACATTTGATAAAATCCCAGGATAAATGGCAAAAATCCTATTATAGTGTCACttgtgggatggggaagaagaggtATCTATCATTATCAAAGCTACCGCAGAGAAACCGGGCTCCAAGGACCGCACCACCAGCGCCGTCCAGTTCTGCTCCTTGTGCATGAATTCACCCCCAGCTTTGGTTTTGTGTCTGTTGGCCATGCCAGAAAGTCCTACATCAGGGGCACACACCTGTGAGAAGGTTCTTCTAAAATCATTTGGCTAGTTTGAACTGTGTATcctcaaaaaaaatccctcacggcttgattttaacaggaaaatgggCTGCTTCTTAAGCCAAGTGACGGGGGAAGAAGGGTCACCATAGGCCCCTGTGATGTCCCTGGGCTCCTCCTGATGCTGGTTACAGCCCTGGGCACCTCCTGGCACCTCCAGGCAGGTGGGACCAAGGCggttttactttttccttttccaagcaCACTTTCCTTACGTTGCTTCGTATTTTTCGAAACAGGCGTTTGCTACGCTGAGTTTGGCGTGCGGGTCCCCAAGACCACGGGCTCTGCCTACACCTACAGCTATGTGACGGTGGGGGAGTTCGTGGCGTTCTTCATCGGCTGGAACCTCATCCTGGAGTACCTGATCGGCACAGCTGCGGGCGCCAGCGCCCTCAGCAGCATGTTCGACTCTCTGGCCAACCACACCATCAGCCGCTGGATGATCAACAGCGTCGGGACATTGAACGGACTAGGTGCGTCAACACCACGCGTAGCTACCTGCATTAATTAGGGCCTGAAAAGTAATTGGAAGCTCCTTCAGAAGTCAGACATGGATATTAGTCTTCATTCATTATTCACCATCCGTCTGGCCTCTGGTACTTTGCCTTTGCAGCCTGGTTCACAGGCGGGATACGGGGCGATGGGATACACGATACTTTGAGCCCCTTTGGGATAAGCTGGCATTTAGCAGAATAATTAGATGAATTATTCTGAACCCAGAAAAATTAGATGAATGTCAGAGGCTAGTGACAGCACACGAGCACCTCACCCAATGCAAGCACTCTGCTCGGTCCCTTTAAAGCACATGCAGAACCTCGTTAGAGAGTCCACGCTGGTGTCTGCAGTGCTGCCATGTCGAAACTCAGGGCTGTGGCGGTCCTGTATGACCAGCACTTCCAGCAACAGTCCGTGGTTCCTACCAGTAAGTAAAACAGCTAGCTGTCCTGTACCTGTGTCATGAAAACTTAATGTTTGATTGATTTTTAATCTTGGCAGATGTTATGCAAACTGGGACCTGATCATTTGTTTGCTCCCCTCCCAAAACTCCTGAAAGTGTCTTGAGGCATCAAGATTCATCACCTTAATAAAACAACTTTAGCTAGCAGAGGCAGGAGCATCTGGTGTGACCATCTTTGCAATGTGACCAAGGAATTCTGCAAAGCCTCGGGATCTGAAAAGTGTTTCAAAAAGCCCCCACAGAGTTTCTGGAAATGCTGTCTGCAGCTATGGATGGAGAGTTACActcctcttttctcttgcctAGGGAAAGGAGAGGAGTCGTACCCTGACCTTCTTGCTCTGGTCATTGCTGTCATTGTCACCATCATCGTGGCCATGGGGGTGAAGAACTCGGTGGGGCTGAACAACGTGCTCAATGTCATTAACCTGGCAGTCTGGATCTTCATCATGATTGCTGGTCTCTTCTATGTTAAAGGTGACAACTGGTCTGAAGGCCAATTCCTGCCATTTGGATGGCCGGGGGTAAGTCCTGGGCGCATGGAGGGACACGCAGCACCTAAGCGGTGCCACCCACCTGCCACCCACTCAGCTTTGCCCATGGTATACGCACCCTACTTCCACTGCACTCCCCAAATCTCGACCCTGCTAAACCTGCCTTTGGCCAGGGACCTCCAACTTCCAGCACTGCAGGCTTGGATCCAGACCTCCTCGCTCCAGCAAACCCAAAGGGTACGGCAATACTTTGTCCATATCTCCCGCCGCCTCTTAGAATAAACCCAGAACATTTCCAACACGTCCTCCTGGAGAGCCAAACTCCATGTGAAAGTATTACCCCAGGAAGATGCCACTAGTTGCCAGGCGGTGGAGCAAAATTTAGTGGCCACTGAAGACAGGGCGGTCAGGAAGAGACGGCTCAGCTCTGCGGAGGGGGAGATACTTGCGCTGGCTGGTTTTCAACAACAATGTTCTCAAGCATTTGTTTTGAGCACTTCATAATGCCACCTGCCAGTGCTTATTTTATGGACGTTCCCTCAAAGCTTACTGAGAATTTGGACATATTTGGCTTTTTTATCTTGCTTGCACTGGTTTTTATCCAAGGATGAACAGAGACTGAAAATATCTCAGCTGGCCTAAACCCAAGATAATTTCTCAGATTTACACTGCTCGACTCCATCGGAGTTTTGTGCAGAAAAATAAGCAATGAAGTAAAGTAAACTAAGAATCTTGATTATTGAAAGGTTCCCAAGCTGCCATACAGTCCCTGCACCTCCCTGCAGTAaatcaatacctctctgccagaGAACAACAGTGAGGAGAAGAGCACTGAGGCCCTTTTGAGAGCAGAGGTCATAGTTACCTTTGGATTGTGCTTGGCTTTTTATGCCATACGATAggaatgagaaagagaaaatagaaaatagctgTTTTGCTCTAACTCACCCCTCCCAAATACCTCCTGGCGAAAACACAGGTTTTTAAAAGGTACATATCCGAAGCACACCAAAATCAATAGGGTCTTCCCATCATTTTCAGCTAGATGGTTGTCTCCCAAAGAGTTTGTAAAAGTAAATCCACCACAGCACAAGCATGAGCTCCCCGAGAGCAGAGGGGAtactttaaaaagataattatATATAGTTTCCCTGAAATAGGTGAATTTTACTGTCTGCTCCATCACTAGACAGCTGAGATGACAGAGATGTGATGGGCACGTGGGTAGGCGAGGGCTTTACAACTGCAAATTAGCTCACTCACAGCCACACAGTCTTTAGCCTGCTTCAGCGTCTCAATCCTATAAATGTCCTTCCtaatattgtatatttttttaaaaatcacattaaaaaataactaaacaGTACAAACAATTCCTCATCCAAGTGGTCCAACGTGTGCTCCTAACCCGTCTGCAGCTTCCAAGCAAAACAGAGGTTGTTTGGAAGGCGGCGCACATCTGGCTGTTGCTGCTCTCTTCGGCTTCCTCCGCTAGCGGATCTTGCTGCCACGTGAGACACCTTGCTCAGATGGAACGTGTAAACATGCTACAAATCCCTACTAATACAAACGGATTTAGGGTGGGGTATTGTGAGAGCAAGCCTGAAATTGGTTAATTGTCTCCGCTGTCGCTGCCAGGATCTCCCAGCGGATCCGGGCACAGGTTTGTGGTGCACCATGAGTGAGCTGCAGACGCTCTCAGTGCCTCGGGCCACACGTTGAAATCTTTTCCCTAGACCAGACCTCCGGGTTATGGGGGTTCCCAGGGTCAGTGCCCAGATGGGAACACCCAACTCGACGTGTGCCCCCCCCGTCCCGATCTGCCCCACTCACCCTTTAGCTCCAACAAGGCAGAACTGGGCTCCTTCATTTTCCCTCAGTTCCCTCTCCCTGCTTGGGTGCCGGTGTTTCTCCTGGCACTGAGATACTCCTTCCTCCACACAGGTGCTCAAAGGGGCTGCGACGTGTTTCTATGCCTTCATCGGCTTCGACATCATCGCTACCACGGGAGAAGAAGCGAAGAGTCCCAACACCTCCATCCCCTATGCCATCACGGCCTCGCTCGTCACGTGCTTGACAGCATATGTGTCCGTAAGTACTAGCTATAAGTACGTAAACgtacataaatatatgtgtatgcatatatataaacacatatgtaTAGAGagaatgtgtgtgtatatatatatatatacacattaaaaaaaattatatatatgtatatagcgTGTCCCTTCTGGGCATCTGCAGGGCTCCCCTCCCCGTGCGCCAGGGTTCCAGTCTGACCCTCAGACAAGGTCCCTTTCTTTGGTGGGAACTGAGCCATCAGCTGTGTTTCCGTGTGACTGCAGAGTCCTGCCAAGGCTCCCCTCACCCCCATCCCGGTTTGCCCCCAGGGTCCTGTCACCCTGCTGAGATCCCTCTGATGGCCGCAGGGAGATGGTGGCAGCCATTTGTTTTCTCCATACCTCATCCCCATCCGCAGCTATTTTTGCATCCAGAAGTGCAGCAAAGGTGAAGGAGCAGCAGCATTGCAGGAACCTTTCTCCATGCTTTGGGGAAAAGCAGCACTGCCTCCACCAGAGATGTGGGAGAGGGTCCaagtgaggaagaggatggtcAGGGATGGCCATGCGAGAGAGGTCCAGCTGCTCTGCACCCCAAGAAATGCATGTCTGTACTCAGGGATTTTCCCTGTAAAAGAGCAAAATTGAgccaccaagaagaaaaaaaatattgctctgaTCCTTTTGAAGAAACTCACCCACCGCCTGTCCTGCAGCACGGTGGGCTTCCCTCAAAACCAGTTTCTCTTTGGCTCAAATCAGATCAGTGTTGCCCCAAGCAAGGCCATCTTGGGTTTTGGGCCTGTCCCATGGGGAGGGCATGACTCAGGCAGTGCTATCCCCGCACAGGAACGTGGCCAACGCAAGTGTCACTAAACCCCACCAAGTCCCACCAGCCTCCTGCATCAAGGTATCACCTTGTTTCCTTCAGAGGCCTTACCTCCAGCATTTTACATCCCCTCCACAGGGGACAAAGGGATATAAACCCAATCAgacttgaaatttttttctttccactttcaaGAAGCAGCCCCTGTGCCCCACGAGTTCCCAGCTGACACCTGtgtcctgctcctctctccttccccaggtGAGCATCATCCTCACACTGATGGTGCCGTACGATGCCATCGACACCGAGTCCCCGCTGATGGAAATGTTTGTGGTCCACGGCTTCTACGCAGCCAAGTTCATCGTTGCCATTGGGTCTGTGGCCGGCCTGACTGTCAGCTTGCTGGGCTCCCTCTTCCCAATGCCGAGAGTCATTTACGCCATGGCTGGTGACGGGCTGCTCTTCAGGTCAGTCATGCCCGTGATGGCGTTTATGGGATGATATAATGCACCCTTGGGACCGGGAGGGGAAGTgtgctgggggggatggggactgTCCCACACCCAGACAGGGTCCGCAGGGAGCACAGGACACAGATCAGTGCTTGCAGAACAGGGCACACACCAAAGAAAaatcctaggggaaaaaaaatcaggagagaTCTACGCAGAAGTTTAATTTGGTGCTGGTACCTAGAAATTCATCTATGGGAGGATGAGCATTTAATTCAAGAGTTACTTGCGAAGGAGAGCAGCTTAGATGCATAAAATTTTGGCACTTATTTGCAAGGGTCGCAGTCCTCATTTCAGATTGCACGGAGCTGGTTAGACCTAGATCTAACTCCAGATCCAGCCCCAGCAGATTTCCAGCCTCTGGCTGTCTGAAGTCTAAGTCCAAAAAGCAATAAGACCTGAAGGGCTCACATCTCTGAGAGTGGTCCCTCCAGCCAGATAAGGGTTATGGCAACAGAAAACCACTGCCATCTGCAATTTTAACTTTCTGCAACTGTTTGGCACTCCAGATTTTTATCCCACATCAGTTCCTACACGGAAACTCCCGTAGTGGCTTGTATTGTCTCCGGATTCCTCGCAGCTTTGCTCTCCTTGCTGGTCAGCCTGCGGGACCTGATAGAAATGATGTCCATCGGCACGCTGCTCGCTTATACACTGGTCTCCGTCTGCGTCCTGCTCCTCCGATACCAGCCCGAGAGCGACATCGATGGCTTCGTCAAATTCCTCTCCGAGGAGCACACCAAGAAGAAGGAGGGCATCCTGGCCGACTGCGAGAAGGAAGCTTGCTCCCCGGGGAGCGAAGGAGAAGAGTTTGCTGGCCCACCGACCAACACATGCGGGGCAAAAAACCTGCCATCGCTGGGGGATAACGAGATGCTAATTGGGAAATCCGATAAATCCACCTACAACGTGAATCACCCCAATTATGGCACGGTTGACATGACCTCAGGGATAGAGGCGGATGAGTCTGAGAACATCTACCTTATCAAGCTGAAGAAGTTGATCGGCCCTCGCTACTACACCATGAGGATCCACCTCGGACTGCCAGGGAAAATGGACCGCCCCACGGCGGCCACCGGCCACACGGTCACCACCTGCGTGATCCTGCTTTTTGTCCTGATGTTCATCTTCTGCTCCTTCATCATTTTCGGGGCAGACTACATCTACGAGCAGAGCTGGTGGGCTGTCCTCCTCGTCGTGCTGATGGTCCTGCTCATCGTCGTGCTGGTGTTTGTGATCTTGCAGCAGCCAGAAAACCCCAAGAAGCTGCCCTACATGGCACCTTGTCTGCCCTTCGTCCCTGCCTTTGCTATGCTGGTGAATATCTATCTCATGCTGAAGCTCTCCACGGTCACGTGGATCCGATTTGCCGTCTGGTGTTTTGTGGGTGAGTCCcagattcatttattttaattttttaactgacGCTCTTTTGAAAGGATGTTAATAATAACTTCCCTAATTAGAGTGCTTAGGCTGATGCTTCTTCAGCTGGGGCATAGCCAGTCCTTTGCATTTGCCCCCCGTCATCCTGAAGTTCTTAGAAACCCAAGTTAATCAAGCCCCCAAACTACAGCTAA
The sequence above is a segment of the Larus michahellis chromosome 6, bLarMic1.1, whole genome shotgun sequence genome. Coding sequences within it:
- the SLC7A14 gene encoding solute carrier family 7 member 14, whose product is MSGFFSRLDPRRVPWGAAGYALRTRVLRTKPVESMLEGTGTATAQGARLAKVLTTLDLISLGVGSCVGTGMYVVSGLVAKEMAGPGVIVSFIIAAVASILSGVCYAEFGVRVPKTTGSAYTYSYVTVGEFVAFFIGWNLILEYLIGTAAGASALSSMFDSLANHTISRWMINSVGTLNGLGKGEESYPDLLALVIAVIVTIIVAMGVKNSVGLNNVLNVINLAVWIFIMIAGLFYVKGDNWSEGQFLPFGWPGVLKGAATCFYAFIGFDIIATTGEEAKSPNTSIPYAITASLVTCLTAYVSVSIILTLMVPYDAIDTESPLMEMFVVHGFYAAKFIVAIGSVAGLTVSLLGSLFPMPRVIYAMAGDGLLFRFLSHISSYTETPVVACIVSGFLAALLSLLVSLRDLIEMMSIGTLLAYTLVSVCVLLLRYQPESDIDGFVKFLSEEHTKKKEGILADCEKEACSPGSEGEEFAGPPTNTCGAKNLPSLGDNEMLIGKSDKSTYNVNHPNYGTVDMTSGIEADESENIYLIKLKKLIGPRYYTMRIHLGLPGKMDRPTAATGHTVTTCVILLFVLMFIFCSFIIFGADYIYEQSWWAVLLVVLMVLLIVVLVFVILQQPENPKKLPYMAPCLPFVPAFAMLVNIYLMLKLSTVTWIRFAVWCFVGLLIYFGYGMWNSTLEISAREEALHQSTYQRYDVDVDPFSVDDGFSYATEGEGYPGWGPSEDKSFSYQQMAGAKESHRTSSRSKSKGRHKPPSEALIANDELDYSPE